A window of Prunus dulcis unplaced genomic scaffold, ALMONDv2, whole genome shotgun sequence genomic DNA:
GGGAAGATAAGtctgttccaaaagaatggcttatatgtatccatgaattattaatgcaaattttacaaattgcaagttggatacattgataatacactgcacaaattaaagtcccataagaacagaatatgggtatagcagtgatcaatatgatgctcgcctgttgcgtagcaaatgatgtggattgaagtcccgaaaggacaatcccttgacatgtcaatattgatattgtgcacgcctaatgcgttgcaaattgtatgggttaaagtcccagaaatcaattgacatgtatatattaatctgtggcctgcctgcagcatgccagatatatggttctaaatgttccaactccctaaatggagattatccacgccctactataacataacgctccattggaggttataatccacattctcacataataaaagccccctgcagtggcttgggtacccaaaaagcaaagaaatgcttataattgatgcatgcgcatgcacatgagaatggtgggatcatgaattgatgaatgacaaattttgattttgaagtagctactcaaatcatcaatgggctgtgttgattggaaccacgttcaattattaaatgtcgacaatatcattggccaaaatggaatgaggcaattccattatagatgagaatgaacgtgaaagaacaaacccacagtacgaaccccaaaagatgttaatattaaaagttatacttgggtgttcggaatgaaagggaatatacctactttgtatgacacaatgtttctggcagaaacaaggaatgttgggttttctccatatttacaaattcaattgtgcccccttattgcacatttacggagaccaacatgttatctttaaaggttattaaatgcacagagcatatcacctgaagtgattccctaaagatgtataaatagctgggttaaagctatataatgtgtcataaagtttaatccctttaaacaaaatccttgaaaggattgaaattgcatgaaagcaagtccctgaatgacatgtgcctgaagcacaaaatccgtactcaatactaatatgcataaattgcctcagtgagtacattaatatgtttgcaaacacattaaagcttctcaagagttccagaaatatttgtctcgactgaaagatcgagcattatgccaacgagattattgcttatactaagaaagtattgaagcatttttatgaggattatccgttggacacttgaaggattttccggaagtatattggaccggacatcgtattttccagatagagctcaactccatcattttggatgatgtgaggcatatttgatgctatctaagcataacaccatatacgggcatattttttttgagtgaaattataaatagcccaagtgttattagatatgcggactctggaaatctctatggtcgcttactggaaacagctagtcatgaagttttctgggggagatattcatcaagggggagcatggtattcataaagactttcatacactgtactctttttccttcatcaggtttttatcccactggatTTTTCCTggtaaggttttaacgaggcagtatCGCTCAAAATTGACTCACAGGagcagtgtcaactatgatattcagaaagatgatcaacagtatgacttcaagatattttgccaagcatcagggggagcgtgctatcaataaagacctttacacactgtactctttttccttcgtccaggttttttatcccactgggtttttcctggcaaggttttaacgaggcagtgtcgcacgcatgtccatatacacagaattttattttacgcatggttatgtactcttttttccttcgaccagtttttgtcccactgggtttttactggcaaggttttaacgagacatattccatatcatttgtggtctccaaggaggagtgttgtaaattattgggtgtggagcccacataaAGGGGCCCACATTCTAATTATATAAACGAATGCATACTGAACGAAGTAGATCAGTTTTGATCtttcaattctctctctcttcaattctttcattttataacacatTCCTAATACTACACAAATCAAACATGCAAATTGGTAAAAATAACATTTCGTCATTGAACATCCTTCATTCCCATCTTGGGGGATTAAACATGGCCTAATCGAGGGCATTGTTAGAAAACTAAACAACTTCTCATTCGTAATATTGTACAAACCAAACATGGGCATTGGTAAAAATAGCATTTCGTCATTGAACATCTTTCATTCCCTTCTTGTGGGATTAGACATGAGAATTTCATTCCCATGAAGTTCAATCTGCAAATCAAACGGGCGTAATATAAGTTTTCAAAATCATGATCCCCATGAAAGAAAGGtcaaaaaagaagattatttatttatttatcagtGAGATGACTAATAAGTAAACCCACATAATTCTCCaattattgaaaaatgaaagaagtaCGGTGATTTATTTTGATAATTCCAACACAATACAAATtacacccccaaaaaaaaaaaaaacattagaaCTCTGAAATGTGTATCAAATTATGTGAGacgtttttatttatttatttattttttatgtgaGACTATTTGAGAGTTGAAAATGGTTGTATTTCACTTTGTTTAGTTTTGGAGGCCACAATAATTTCTCAactaaatttttaataaagatGTTTATTCTCttgtaaaattatattataattgCAGATATTATTATATGTCAAGTGTTTTTTTAGATGAAAGATCTGTTTCAATTGAGTCAAGTGCATTGGTACTTGATAAATTGATTTATCAAAATATATCGAAGAGGACGCAACTGAGATGAGCTGCTTACGGACAACATATCCAAGTGCTTCTCCCCTTTTGAAGCCAGACCCCTCAAAACTATACGAATCACATGAGTTTTCAATGAAAATTCTATCACTATTAATATTATGCACAAGACTCGAATCATGTTAAAAATATGATGAACCCACCAACACACAGACACTAGAGAGACTATACACCCAAAATGCTGGGACAAAACTATAAAAGAATCATATGTTGATTATGACATGACTTTTTACagagttcttttattttcatgacttttatttttactgAGTAACAGCAAGGAGCACCCGGTATCCTACGTTCTTCTCGGCCATCTGGAGTGACTCAGACATCTAACTTCTTTGGTGAGCATGACTATGTATGACCTGCAGAAACATGAATGTTTAAGACCAGAGTAATAAacctaggaaaaaaaaaaaaaaaaaaaaaaaaggtacttGCTAGGATTGAACTAATACAAAGCATCTAATtacaaggaaaataaataaataaatgaaactaGTAGTCAAGAAACATAACAGATTACCTACCGAaaagcaaatttttttgtcCACCTAAATTCTTCAACATCCTTTTCATTACAAAATGCAAAAAACCATCAATATATGCATATTCTAATTGTCTATTGTTGATACCAGAATCAGCAACCAATAAGAGCTAAACACGTGGACAATATTCGTCATCGGCAGAGGAGTCCTTGGCACCCGGGCTTACCGATGGCAGATTGAAGGCCCAAATGCCCATTGGACACTTGGCATATCCACAGTGAATgtctacagtcccacatcgaaattCTACACAACTTGCACACCTCCCaaagtttataaaagaaacACAATTCCCCAAAATGAAGATAACCATAACTTACGGCATACTGCCTATTGATCTGTCAATTTAATCTtgctaaatccgtacttacttaagcatcggagagccttcggccggtatcACACTGGTGCCCAAAGATCTTACCGAGCGTGTGTTATCTTGCAGGTGCTTTACCGAGGCCCAAAGGTATACCGAAAGCCCGACATCACTAAGTTGAGAGGGAAAAGTGTCggaccactttttcgcatcaataTCTATTTAtctgtcacatcccgggatcaactccgccgtagcacgatattgtccgctttgtgcccccctctctgccggcacggttttgtttctgggagctcacgagcaacttcccagtgggtcacccatcctggaattgctctagcccccaactcgcttaacttcggagttcctatgactccgaagccagtgagctcccaaaaggcctcgtgctagatggatgcgggtatgcacatataaggcacatcaccccatctctgttggttgatgtgggatcttacaatccatcccccttaagggcccgacgtcctcgtcggcacactcgcaccacacggcagagtggctcagATAcgaaattgtcacatcccgggatcaactccgccgtagcacgatattatccgctttgggcccccctctctgcccgcacggttttgtttatgggagctcacgagcaacttcccattgggtcacccatcctgggattgctctagcccccaactcgcttaacttcggagttcctacgactccgaagccagtgagctcccaaaaggcttcgtgctagatggatgcggatgtgcacatataaggcacatcaccccctctccgttggttgatgtggaaTCTTACATTATCCATAAACTTGAACCTATATCAAAAccttgtgtttttgtgggaTACTCTTTGGATCATCAAGGGTGTACAACTTCGTAGATTTGCATTgtggaaaaatatatttatcttTTCATGTTGTCTTTGATGAAGATTCATTtccttttaaacaaaattctcTCACATCTACCACAAAAGATGTTCTACATCAACCAGAGGTATGCCATCCCATATTTCTTGCACTTATCCTTCCAATTTTGATTATTTCACTAACACATGACATCTTTGTGACGTGAGTCTTCTACAACCCATTTGCCAAGGCCCAATACTATACAGCTTACTACTatttgtacatatatatattcacgagcaacttcttagtgggtcacccatcccaggattgctctagccctaactcgcttaacttcggagttcccatgactccgaagtcagtgagctcccaaaaggcctcgtcaGAATCGGTGTCAAACAAGTGTTGGTTGCTCATTCTATTGTGGGGAAGGAGAAAGATATTCAGATGAGATGGATGATTTTAATGAAGTGATTGTAGAGATAGATTTGATATTTATAGGAAATCAATGATATCTGATAAGAGAATTAAAGAATTGAGATAAAGAGAAGAGAATCCGATCCAACGGTTGAAGATGAGATCAAATTCTATCATGTTGTATCTTGAATTGTGTGCAAATCAGAAACAATAATAGATGTTGAATTGTCTGCAAAAACGTGATAAGATACCAACGGTTCAGATTAAATGTACTTTACAATCCAACGATTCTTTTGGATGAAATCATATCTTCTccgaatttaaatattttaggtctatttgtttgaaaaaataaaataaaccaaacatacacaaaattaattttataaagttaacacaaaattaattaacacaAAAACGAATTAAgacaagaaaatcaaatatacaTCTTTAGATTTATATCCTCCCCATTTgagcaaaaatcacatttaCAATCCCAGAGATGTAAATAGAATGTAAAAGTGGCTTTACACCCTCGAAAATACACCCCCATACTATGAATGCTCTTAGACCTTGAGGTTTAAAAGCATCACATTCCCcgtatactattttttttaagtgcaAAGTATCTTAGGTTGGTgactttttgttgttgttgatgagATAGGAGGGATaaacattcaaaaagaaacaacaacTAACTAATATAGATCCAGCGAGGCCTAGCAACGGCTAACAAATCATCCTCCAAGCAAGAACTAACCCAGGCAAGACACCCTTTGTAGGGCCCTctccggattgtatttcactgaTCCAAACCAtatattttgtagatactcattcaaagatcatttctacaaaaaatcacttgaatccgatatcatttgaccactcaattgagttattgaaattttagtactttcttggaacaccgtgttcattgattttgtagaacacaattggatgttgaAATAGTTTCCGATTTATCTAAATTTATGTATAGATGATccatgaatgaagacctaaaaagtAGATgatttggatcattgaaaaaaaaaaaaaaaagaattgtaaAGTATCCTAAAGGGCgtccttcaaataaaattatttgaagatccctcaataaaaggggactatatatatatatatatatatatatatatatatatttggtctGATATTTCTTAATATATTTAAGTATGGGCTTAATTAGTGTTTTCCactttggatttgaattttgatatCAATTTATCTCCTGGAATTCAAAAGTTCTCACTTAATCCCTCTCTACTTTACCATTTTTCTTAAACTCTGTCCACAAAACCATTAACTGACGTGGCATGAAAGTTCTaatacaaattaaaacatgaaaaactTATTACAGCGAATTATTCACATAAACGAAGCCTTGTAGTTGTAATGAAAACCATTTGCTTTGACTTGGAAcataaacaaatacaaaaactaaaCATGTGCTGAAACAAACAATAGTCGCAGTTCATATTATTTCCCAAACTTGCAAGCGAGacattgaaggaaagaaaaagcaaaaggagaATTGGTTCCGGTGGTAGGGTTGGCTACTTGTAGTAGGAGAGAACAGTATATATGGTCTGTGTTAAGGTAAGGATGAGAATAACGGCCACTCCATTAGAAACAGACCAGAATGATGACGGATTGTATAAATAATTCCGTTTGACCCTTATTAGCCTAGTCTTTAGCCAGCGACGCTTAATATATTCATTTACTTCCTTTGCGAGGTCACcgtaaaagaagaagatggctTCAGTGCCATTGGAAAGCCTATTGAAGAAAGTGGCTGTGCTCACCTTGCTCAACTCTGTAGTTATAATTTCTTTCTGAATCAGAAAGTCCACATCTTGTACAGACTCAATAAGGTGACTGAACAGGATGGCATAAGAGGTCATGTGACACTGCTCGGGCTTCTGTAAACACTGTTCGTAGGCTATGAGGTTTCTGATGAAACATTCTCCATTCGCTCGAATTATTATTGGTGGAATCTCCATCACTCCATTTCTAAAGGTAATGTTGAGCTGACCACTAACATCATCGGAAGCCACAAATTTGACTCCAATTTCTAGAAGCTCTGACACGGAAGGAATCGGAGTTCGATATTCAATATCCTTCACAACTTCCACGTCTTGTTGATCTTGAACCACAAAATTTCTTACAGTCTCGAGTAAATGGCTGCTTACGAATTCTTCTTCGAGTTTTAGAGACATTATAGTATCAAATGACCGTACAAATGTGGGGTTCTGAAAGAAAAGGCAAGCAAGTTGACGTAGAGATGTTATTCCGtggtcatcatcatcatctacCCTTGCGACCTTGAATAAGCAGTCAAGAACCCTCCAAGGGAGTTGGTTTTCAACTAGCAACAAATCATTTGTAATTGTCGACAACATCCTTGGCGTCCTGAAAATAGCATCACCACCTTCCCCGAAAGAAAAGCAGAACCTTTTGTATTTGCGGAGAAGTTCAATAATAAAGCAGCCATCAACGAGCATCATTTCTACAAATTCATCACTAGACAGAGGAACCCTTTCTTCATAGCAATCAcgacaaaaaatttcatgctTTTTAATTACCTTGACAAGGTGCACCAAACAGTTATCTGGATCTGGAGTTTGTTTAAGAAGGCATTTCAAATAccacattttcatttcttccaTGGCTTGCAAACGCGGTCTTCCATAGTGAAATGGCCCAATTGAAACCAGATTTGGGGCCATTTCATTGTGCCTTCGTAGTGTTTCTGGGACTCTGTATATGGAACTACGAGATGGTAATGGTGATGCGCACTTAAGTCTTGTTGACAAGGAGTGTAGTAATCCATCGTCCGCATAGATGTCTGACATCATGATCCCTTTCAACCTCCAACTTTGGAGTAATTTTTGGGCGTTCCGGATACACCACGTGACTGGTGTGCCATTCAATAAACGGAAGACATATGGAATATTTACAATGCAGCCCGCCACatgttataaaaagaaatacagTAAGTTAGACAATAATTCCACATGTCCTATGTTTATTGGATGGTACACCAACCACGTGGTGTACTcgaaacatataaaaatttctcCCAAATTTGACTCACTCTGCtttattaataggaaaaaaatcaCCAAATTGTTTATAATGAAAAACGTCAATGAATTAAAGTACCAAAAGTGGAACCATGTATAAAGAATATCTGATTTATGCACGGAAGAGTTGCACTCTTTGTTTAACTAAGGTATTTCTACAACTTAGAGATTTATACGTGTAGAATAGATTAGCAAATAATACTTAAGGGAAAAACTTGGCTCCTTCAAATTGAGCTCCTCCTCAGAACAAATGGGATTTTGACAAGTATAGTTCATGGTATAATTATCAATTCTTTCTTGTAACTTTGGACTTATGATAACCGCATtatttcagaaaaagaaagttaatATTAGATGAAGTtagaataaattatttttaaaaccttttttcATCACATTGGTAAAATGACACAAGGAAACCCAAATTCGTTATTTTAGTATATGCATAGACGACGGACATTTGTAATTCCTGCATAAGAGACCAAGAtctaattgaattttttttagatttcACTGATAAAAAGATAGGAAGATTCATAACTTGCACAGTGCTGTATATGTAATTGGTAACTGacaaaggaaagagaaagatgcATGTTTCTTAAACACACACATACATTTTAAGTATTAACATTTGTAGGCAATTTGTAGGAGAAACTCACCAGGATGAATCGAGAGGTTCGATGGAGTTGTCGTTGCAGGATGCGTGTGAAAAGATAAGGTAAACGCAAGGATGAAGCCTACGCCCTTTTTATGTGGAAACACCTACTCGTCCACATTGGTCAAAGTCTTTTCTAATATAGTGATACTATTTTCATCCTATTGTCTTATTTTCTTATCCATTTTATCTATCCCGTTTGATTCATGGGAAAAGAGAAATGGGGGGTCAGACACCTGACCCTTGAGAAAGTATGAAAAAAAGTGAAGCTATTCTCACaacttgaattttattttccccCCTTATGAGAAAGTTTAAGAAAATGagcaaatattaaatttatacaaacttcgtttttcattcttattcaaaacaaacatgagaaatgaaataaaatgatatcTCCCGATTCCTTTCCCAACATTAccaaaaatgagaaagaaactTTCTATTTCTCATCCCTTAAAAaataacatgaaaaataatttcctCTCAAATTTGTTATGTGAACCAAACagagagtttttctatttaaacctcgcacttctctttgttcaccccaatttctaattcaaaatttcacaatttctaagaaaattcAACTATCTTTCTAAACTATCCCTAAATACACACTCTtacataaatttgaaaaaaaaataatcctaTCTTTCCACCCACTATTATacctaaaataccctttagcTGTCCCCCActattaaattaattcaacCAAAGCTCCCCCACCCACCCAACCTGGTCAGCCACCCCGACCCTGCCGACAGCAACCTCCCTCTGCTCGCCGGAAGCACTTTGCCCCTGAGATTGACACCATTGTTCGCATGTCTACTGGTAATTCTCAAATCTAGAATTTCCATcctaaaaaccaaaacatatttatcataaaaaaagaaaatatattcatCAATTTGGGACAGTAATTGTATATTTAGTATTTACCCAGTGATGACAGCATGAATGAAGGTAAAAGCTGGCATGAGATCAATCATTGCAAAGGCCATAGTTGGAAAGCTATAATTTATCCCAATAAACTTTAGAAGCTGCGAATCACAGCTTGATTTAAACTACCTCATAAAGCTAACTAACAATGAACAATTTACAGATGGACCACGGTCCATGAGAACAGCGTAgtcaatttcttttcttttcccactCTTTTCTTCCCCAAACTCAAAACCCCAACAACATAGTCAATCTCATCTTCAAGCCGTCGGCAAGAATAACACCCATCTTGCTCTTCTTCAAAACCCCAACAACATAGTCTGTCTCGCAGTCAATCTCATCGTTGTAGAATCAATTACATGATCTCTTGTGATAGTTGTTTGGACCATCAGTTGCTGTTGTTGTTACTCATCATTTACACATAGATCTTGGGATCCAGATCTGGATCGGCACAtagagacacagagagagagagacaaaagagatagaaagatagagagagataaaGAGGAAAGGAGTATTTATCGGCGGCAAGGGGGAGGAGGTCTCCGCCGGCGGGGTAGGATCGGGTGGCTAGATGGGGAGCTTTTGTGGctgttgggtttttgttttttgtttttaaaataattagttttagttttttttttaatttattaaaagttAACACTTGTTTGTTGGTGGGGAGGCAAAGTCCTtacaaagtccttataaagtCCTTATCAAGggtaaatttttctttaaaattaagGGCTTTATCAAATATTATCAGCCACATGCTTGCTTGCTCTAGGGCATTCTTGTGTGGTGGCTATTTGTTTAGCAGGAATAGTCCACCAACCTTGTCATTTAGTACAGTAGCTACCTTCTTCTAGATTCTACTACAATTATCTTAGATATTTGATAGCTATATTATAGTATTTTGGGATTCTAAATTATTCTGGAGAACTCTATTTCTATGTTGAGATTTCTACCAAATGCCCATCACATTTTACAATAACAGATTCTGCAACCCTGggcgaaaaaaaaatttgaaattaaagtAGAGCTTCCGGATTTTAAATGCATATTAAAGATAGAAATATATTGTattcagaaaagaaagaaggattAAAAAATAGGACATGTGGGTGGAAGTAGCAGCATTCTACTCATGTTACTATTGTACAAGATTTTCATGTTGTCTTTTGTccattttgttcattttgcTTCAAGATCTCGAATTTGTAGAGTTTGGTGGTTGAGAAATGAAGTGCAGAAAATATATCGATCTAATCTGTAGTTTCTATTCATTTTCGATACTTTTGATTGCATATcttgaatttatattgtttGATGGCTGAGAACATGTGGGGAAAACAAACAATTAGAAAATACGTGACCAAGCTATGATGTTAGGGAAAGCATGTGATGGAATGGACACTACGATAATAATAGAAGAGATTGGTTTTCGTAACAAAGTGATTTTATTAGAATGGAGAGAAGTACACTGCTTGGTGTAGAACTATAGGCTATTAGCCTTATAATGTAGCTATTGGTTGGCCACCTAGTGGATTTATAAGATAGTAGGCTAATTTGCCTTCCAGTGATTAGTGgatttgtaaattataattctAGGGACTTTTTTGTTCCTGCAGCTGCAGATGGACCTGTACTGCTGTAAAGAGCAAATGGGTGAGTTTGCTTCTGTAtctgagttcaagaatcaAGCCACAAAAGTGCTTTGAAAGGTTCAtggagccttaggaaacacctttgtttacttcaccaacaaaaccaacagttgcttacagataaatattTAGGCTTGACTTGAGAAACTTGTGGCATGGAAGTTTAGCATTAGAGAGATAAGGCTTGgatttcctatgagaaacagagGTTCAAAGTAAGGGAAGATGGACTTTTGGGAGGATTTGttgaggaaagagaaaggaagatGAGGATGGAAGAATGGGTGGTTTGAGCAAATAtccggcagcttgacgaaagcttTGTCAGGCTTTTGGGGTGGTTTGCCAGAAGAGAAAAGGGGATGAAATGGGAGAATAGGGCTCgaaattgaagggttccaGTAGTAAGAGGggatgcttgctctctcta
This region includes:
- the LOC117613301 gene encoding UPF0481 protein At3g47200-like, translating into MMSDIYADDGLLHSLSTRLKCASPLPSRSSIYRVPETLRRHNEMAPNLVSIGPFHYGRPRLQAMEEMKMWYLKCLLKQTPDPDNCLVHLVKVIKKHEIFCRDCYEERVPLSSDEFVEMMLVDGCFIIELLRKYKRFCFSFGEGGDAIFRTPRMLSTITNDLLLVENQLPWRVLDCLFKVARVDDDDDHGITSLRQLACLFFQNPTFVRSFDTIMSLKLEEEFVSSHLLETVRNFVVQDQQDVEVVKDIEYRTPIPSVSELLEIGVKFVASDDVSGQLNITFRNGVMEIPPIIIRANGECFIRNLIAYEQCLQKPEQCHMTSYAILFSHLIESVQDVDFLIQKEIITTELSKVSTATFFNRLSNGTEAIFFFYGDLAKEVNEYIKRRWLKTRLIRVKRNYLYNPSSFWSVSNGVAVILILTLTQTIYTVLSYYK